The following coding sequences lie in one Arachis hypogaea cultivar Tifrunner chromosome 9, arahy.Tifrunner.gnm2.J5K5, whole genome shotgun sequence genomic window:
- the LOC112712537 gene encoding putative F-box/LRR-repeat protein 9 → MHLRCPSYSMEAEFQRRLFAPESPSSFIWYTNPLLRRPHQERQEQKSSRNWLHLPVELILIIFEKLGAIEVLTSVQRVCMLWRTICKDPYTWRVINMRVVGFPKFMDYQLSSLCRRTIERSCGLLVDISIDYFATKYLLNHIANSCGSRLRRLRLYKCDYARISKRVLRDSAKKFPLLEELEITNCHCILPIYLESLGQACPLLKTFKFSHHRQYCYDHISSCHLLAGNEYAYAIARSMPQLRHLQLVESNLDYDGLHAILNGCPHLKSLDLRHCINLDLKRKIIIEMLQGRIKDFRLPILGASTIDYEFCSLLPCEEAMKNWNFNILVEKWQRFQDEKIAKLDLVVKYEDEEVWEDVDMTWVTMKNRRRQRRESTKKFKTLQRSRRKKERLPYPKGRNTEKRQVRLTSEACVLERNYNYYSED, encoded by the exons ATGCATCTTCGTTGTCCGAGTTATTCGATGGAAGCGGAATTCCAACGCCGCTTGTTTGCACCAGAATCGCCTTCATCATTCATTTGGTATACGAATCCATTATTGCGCCGCCCCCACCAAGAGCGCCAAGAACAGAAGAGCAGTAGAAACTGGCTCCATCTTCCGGTGGAACTCATTCTTATCATCTTCGAGAAGCTCGGAGCCATAGAGGTTCTCACCAGTGTCCAGCGAGTGTGCATGCTCTGGCGGACCATCTGCAAGGATCCGTACACGTGGCGCGTGATCAACATGCGCGTCGTGGGGTTTCCCAAATTCATGGACTACCAATTGAGTTCGCTGTGCCGCCGTACCATCGAACGCAGCTGCGGTCTCTTGGTGGACATAAGTATTGACTATTTTGCTACCAAGTATCTCCTCAACCACATCGCTAATTC TTGTGGAAGTCGTCTTCGGCGTTTACGACTTTACAAGTGCGACTACGCACGCATATCAAAAAGAGTGTTGCGTGACTCGGCTAAGAAGTTTCCTTTGCTTGAGGAGCTTGAAATTACCAATTGCCACTGTATTCTCCCGATTTATTTAGAATCTTTGGGTCAAGCTTGCCCTCTTCTAAAAACCTTCAAATTCAGCCACCACCGACAGTATTGTTATGATCACATTTCTTCTTGTCACCTCCTCGCCGGTAATGAATATGCATATGCTATTGCACGAAGCATGCCACAATTACGCCATCTCCAACTTGTTGAAAGCAATTTGGATTATGATGGTTTGCATGCTATTCTTAACGGTTGTCCACATCTGAAATCTCTAGATTTACGTCACTGTATCAACcttgatttgaaaagaaaaataataatagaaatgtTGCAAGGAAGAATCAAGGATTTTAGACTTCCAATTTTAGGTGCATCAACAATTGACTATGAGTTTTGTTCTTTACTACCTTGTGAAGAGGCAATGAAGAATTGGAATTTTAACATTTTAGTAGAGAAATGGCAGAGGTTTCAAGATGAAAAAATAGCCAAACTTGACTTAGTAGTAAAATATGAAGACGAGGAGGTTTGGGAGGATGTTGATATGACATGGGTCACTATGAAAAATAGAAGAAGGCAAAGGCGAGAGAGTACTAAAAAATTCAAAACGCTTCAAAGATCTCGCCGGAAAAAAGAACGCCTACCGTATCCAAAGGGAAGAAACACGGAGAAAAGGCAAGTAAGATTGACCTCAGAAGCATGTGTTTTGGAGAGGAATTACAATTATTATTCTGAAGATTGA